A single Marinilabiliales bacterium DNA region contains:
- the secY gene encoding preprotein translocase subunit SecY, with product MKKFIETIKNIFKIEDLRSRILYTLGILLIYRLGSFVVLPGIDPSELAAMKMQTADGILGLLDMFSGGAFANASIFALGIMPYISASIVVQLLGIAIPYFQRLQREGESGRRKINQITRYLTVLILIFQGPAYLTNLRAQVPQAFVLEGAMFWAFLVIILISGTMFVMWLGERITDKGIGNGISLIIMVGIIARLPFALAAEFFAKLEQQVGGGLIMFIVEMVVLFFVFMGVILLVQGTRRIPVQYAKRIVGNKQYGGVRQYIPLKVNSAGVMPIIFAQALMFIPLTLSSFAPTETMTGFAAAFSNFTGFWYNFTFAVLIILFTYFYTAVTVNPSQMAEDMKRNGGFIPGVKPGKKTVEFLDTIMSRITLPGSIFLAIVAIMPAFAMLAGVNSQWAQFYGGTSLLIMVGVVLDTLQQIESHLLMRHYDGLMKTGRIKGRSGGGGI from the coding sequence ATGAAGAAATTCATTGAAACCATAAAGAACATTTTCAAGATTGAAGATCTGCGCTCAAGGATTCTTTATACTCTGGGGATATTGCTTATCTATCGTCTTGGCTCGTTCGTTGTACTGCCGGGGATTGATCCTTCAGAACTGGCTGCAATGAAGATGCAGACCGCTGACGGAATACTCGGGCTTCTGGACATGTTTTCGGGAGGAGCCTTCGCGAATGCTTCAATATTTGCACTTGGTATCATGCCGTACATATCGGCATCGATCGTAGTGCAGCTTCTCGGTATAGCAATTCCATATTTCCAGCGGCTGCAGCGCGAAGGCGAGAGCGGACGAAGGAAGATCAACCAGATTACCAGGTATCTTACCGTGCTGATACTTATTTTCCAGGGGCCTGCTTACCTGACCAACTTACGGGCACAGGTGCCACAGGCGTTTGTTCTGGAGGGAGCCATGTTCTGGGCCTTCCTGGTCATCATTCTTATATCGGGTACCATGTTCGTAATGTGGCTCGGAGAGCGTATTACCGACAAGGGAATTGGCAACGGTATTTCCCTTATTATAATGGTGGGTATCATTGCAAGGCTTCCGTTTGCCCTGGCTGCCGAATTTTTTGCCAAGCTTGAGCAGCAGGTTGGCGGGGGACTTATAATGTTCATTGTTGAGATGGTGGTGTTGTTTTTCGTATTTATGGGAGTTATCCTGCTGGTTCAGGGAACCAGGAGAATCCCCGTGCAGTATGCAAAACGGATCGTTGGTAACAAACAGTATGGAGGTGTGAGGCAGTATATACCGCTCAAGGTGAACTCTGCCGGGGTGATGCCGATTATTTTTGCCCAGGCACTCATGTTCATTCCACTTACATTGTCAAGTTTTGCACCCACCGAAACGATGACAGGTTTTGCAGCGGCTTTCAGTAATTTTACAGGTTTCTGGTATAATTTCACCTTTGCAGTCCTGATTATATTGTTTACATATTTCTATACGGCCGTCACGGTAAACCCCTCGCAAATGGCTGAGGACATGAAACGTAACGGAGGCTTTATACCAGGTGTCAAGCCCGGGAAGAAGACTGTTGAATTCCTTGATACCATAATGTCAAGGATCACACTGCCCGGCTCAATATTTCTGGCAATTGTTGCAATTATGCCCGCATTTGCCATGCTGGCCGGTGTTAACTCACAATGGGCACAGTTTTATGGTGGTACATCACTGCTTATTATGGTTGGTGTCGTTCTTGATACCCTGCAGCAGATTGAAAGTCACTTGCTGATGAGGCATTATGACGGCCTGATGAAAACAGGCAGAATAAAGGGAAGAAGCGGCGGAGGCGGCATCTGA